In Gracilimonas sp., a single window of DNA contains:
- the ilvB gene encoding biosynthetic-type acetolactate synthase large subunit produces MASIKKPEPNKSDKEILSGADAIIRILQEEAVDTIFGYPGGAIMPVYDSLYDHNESIRHILARHEQGAIHAAQGYARSSGKVGVCLATSGPGATNLITGIADAQIDSTPLVCITGQVASGFLGSDAFQETDMIGISMPVTKWNFQVTKAEEIPAALAKAFYVAQAGRPGPVLIDITKDAQFDVFEFEYEKCTKLRSYFPVPDYEISKIEEAADLINTAERPFVLFGQGVILANAEKEFKQFIEKTGIPSAWTIMGLSALDTDHPLNVGMLGMHGNYGPNLLTNECDVLIAIGMRFDDRVTGSLDNYATQAKVIHLEIDPAEIDKNVPTDVAVLGDAKETLPELTKRVKANSHPDWLQHFRDCDKKEYEKVIKNELYPSTGILSMGEVIRLISEKTNGEAIIVTDVGQHQMIACRYSRFTKSKGSITSGGLGTMGFGLPAALGAKIGAPDREVIAILGDGGFQMTIQELATIYQTKTKVKILLLNNEFLGMVRQWQQLFFEKRYSFTQMDNPDFQGVVEGFRIKTNRVIKREKLDAALDEFLTADSSFFLEVMVGKENNVFPMVPSGKCVSDIRLE; encoded by the coding sequence ATGGCATCAATAAAAAAACCGGAGCCAAATAAATCTGATAAGGAGATATTAAGCGGAGCTGATGCGATTATCCGGATACTTCAGGAAGAGGCAGTTGATACTATTTTTGGGTATCCCGGCGGGGCCATCATGCCGGTTTATGACTCTCTTTATGATCACAATGAATCCATCAGACATATTTTAGCCCGACACGAGCAAGGTGCTATTCATGCTGCTCAGGGTTACGCACGATCTTCCGGAAAAGTAGGTGTTTGTCTGGCAACATCCGGACCGGGAGCCACAAATTTAATTACAGGTATTGCTGATGCTCAAATTGACTCCACTCCCCTTGTTTGTATAACCGGACAGGTTGCTTCCGGATTTTTGGGGAGTGATGCTTTCCAGGAAACAGATATGATTGGAATTTCGATGCCGGTAACCAAATGGAACTTCCAGGTCACTAAAGCTGAAGAAATCCCCGCTGCTCTTGCCAAAGCATTTTATGTAGCACAAGCCGGTCGTCCGGGTCCCGTTTTAATTGATATCACAAAAGATGCACAGTTTGATGTCTTCGAATTCGAATACGAAAAATGCACCAAACTCCGGAGTTATTTCCCTGTTCCAGACTATGAGATTTCTAAAATCGAGGAAGCAGCTGATCTGATAAATACTGCGGAACGCCCATTTGTACTTTTTGGTCAGGGTGTCATTCTGGCAAATGCAGAAAAAGAATTCAAACAGTTCATCGAAAAAACCGGGATTCCATCTGCATGGACTATCATGGGGCTTTCGGCTTTGGATACCGATCACCCCCTAAACGTGGGGATGCTGGGAATGCATGGAAATTACGGACCTAACCTTCTCACCAATGAGTGTGATGTTTTGATAGCCATCGGAATGAGGTTTGATGACCGTGTAACCGGCAGTCTGGATAATTATGCCACACAGGCTAAAGTAATTCACCTTGAAATTGATCCTGCCGAGATTGATAAAAATGTCCCAACTGATGTAGCCGTTTTGGGTGATGCAAAGGAAACGCTCCCTGAACTCACCAAACGAGTGAAGGCCAATAGTCATCCCGATTGGCTGCAACACTTTCGCGATTGTGACAAAAAAGAATACGAGAAAGTCATTAAGAACGAACTGTACCCCTCTACCGGCATACTTAGCATGGGAGAAGTAATTCGCTTGATTTCAGAAAAAACTAACGGTGAAGCCATTATTGTAACGGATGTGGGCCAGCACCAAATGATCGCATGCAGATACAGTAGATTCACCAAATCGAAAGGAAGTATAACCTCAGGAGGTTTGGGAACAATGGGGTTTGGTCTGCCTGCCGCACTTGGTGCTAAAATCGGGGCACCGGACCGGGAAGTAATTGCCATTCTTGGCGATGGCGGGTTCCAGATGACTATACAAGAATTAGCAACTATCTATCAAACTAAAACCAAAGTGAAGATCCTGTTGTTAAATAATGAATTTTTGGGAATGGTACGTCAGTGGCAACAACTATTTTTTGAGAAACGATACTCCTTTACCCAAATGGATAATCCTGATTTTCAGGGTGTGGTTGAAGGGTTTCGAATTAAAACTAATCGTGTTATTAAACGCGAAAAACTGGATGCCGCTCTCGATGAATTTTTAACCGCAGACAGTTCCTTCTTCCTGGAAGTAATGGTTGGAAAAGAAAACAATGTGTTTCCAATGGTGCCCAGTGGAAAATGTGTATCAGACATCAGATTGGAGTAA
- a CDS encoding aminotransferase class V-fold PLP-dependent enzyme, whose protein sequence is MSPQLKVVEEAGMTGLLRKRNPFKISPEEFFGETDTLREEYAKLIHAKDPKRIVVIPSVSYGMANVAKNLPLSKGDNIIVVGEQFPSNVYPWRTAAEEAGAEIITITPPKESKDRGKVWNEKILSAINQKTKLVALGNVHWADGTLFDLKTIRKQTRNVGAWLAIDGTQSVGALPFDVSEIQPDALICAGYKWLMGPYSIGLAYYGPALDEGTPVEENWINRYESENFANLVNYNDDYQPGALRYEVGEHSNFILVPMMLAAVKQLNAWGPVNIQNYCKNLISDGIKKLKEAGYKIEDENYRSSHLFGIRLGDDHDLDKIKAKFEEQNILVSFRGDSIRVSPNVYNTKDEFEKFVKILDA, encoded by the coding sequence ATGTCGCCACAGCTAAAAGTGGTTGAAGAAGCCGGGATGACGGGGTTACTACGTAAAAGAAATCCTTTTAAGATCTCACCTGAAGAGTTTTTTGGAGAGACTGATACCCTTCGCGAGGAATACGCTAAACTCATCCATGCAAAAGACCCAAAACGCATTGTGGTTATTCCTTCTGTCTCATACGGAATGGCTAATGTGGCCAAGAACCTTCCGCTCTCAAAAGGCGACAACATTATTGTTGTAGGCGAACAATTTCCCAGTAATGTATATCCCTGGAGAACCGCTGCCGAGGAGGCCGGGGCAGAGATCATAACTATCACTCCTCCCAAAGAATCCAAAGACAGGGGAAAGGTGTGGAATGAAAAGATCCTCAGTGCCATCAACCAAAAAACAAAACTGGTTGCATTGGGGAATGTTCACTGGGCGGATGGCACCTTATTTGACTTGAAGACTATCCGCAAACAAACCAGGAATGTAGGGGCTTGGCTAGCCATTGACGGAACGCAATCGGTTGGAGCCCTTCCTTTTGATGTATCAGAAATTCAACCTGATGCCCTGATCTGTGCCGGCTACAAATGGCTGATGGGGCCTTATAGTATAGGTCTGGCCTATTATGGTCCGGCTTTGGATGAAGGAACTCCCGTTGAAGAGAACTGGATCAATCGCTATGAAAGTGAAAATTTTGCCAACTTGGTGAATTATAATGACGATTACCAACCGGGAGCATTGCGATATGAAGTGGGCGAACACAGCAATTTCATCTTAGTACCGATGATGCTGGCGGCTGTAAAACAATTGAATGCATGGGGACCGGTAAATATCCAAAACTATTGCAAAAATCTTATTTCGGACGGTATCAAAAAGCTGAAAGAAGCAGGCTACAAGATTGAAGATGAAAATTACCGTTCCTCTCATCTTTTTGGTATTCGTTTAGGGGATGATCATGACCTGGATAAGATCAAAGCAAAATTTGAAGAGCAGAATATCCTCGTTTCATTTCGGGGCGATTCTATACGGGTCTCGCCGAATGTATATAACACAAAAGATGAGTTTGAGAAATTCGTTAAAATCTTGGATGCTTAA
- a CDS encoding GNAT family N-acetyltransferase, with product MNIRLASERDLPALLKMNTAALPHVSEVKLSDMKRFLKQADPFLIIEEGEELAGFMIALQKGLDYDSLNYAFFCNNYSDFDYVDRIVIAEKFRGQKLGTALYKHLFATSEKKIITCEVNIKPPNPDSLDFHNMLGFIKVAEQVTDNGNKRVAMMVREL from the coding sequence ATGAATATTCGGCTCGCTTCAGAAAGAGATCTTCCTGCCTTATTGAAAATGAATACAGCCGCTTTGCCGCATGTTAGCGAAGTAAAATTATCCGATATGAAACGGTTTTTAAAACAAGCCGATCCATTTCTCATTATAGAAGAAGGAGAGGAACTGGCCGGTTTTATGATCGCACTGCAAAAGGGCTTGGATTATGACAGCCTGAATTATGCATTTTTTTGCAATAATTATTCTGATTTTGATTACGTAGATCGCATTGTTATAGCTGAGAAATTCAGGGGGCAAAAACTTGGAACAGCACTCTACAAGCATCTTTTTGCTACTTCCGAGAAAAAAATTATTACCTGCGAAGTGAACATTAAACCGCCAAATCCTGATTCGCTGGATTTCCATAACATGTTGGGCTTTATAAAAGTAGCTGAACAGGTAACAGATAATGGGAATAAAAGAGTGGCCATGATGGTAAGAGAGTTATAA
- the ilvN gene encoding acetolactate synthase small subunit, protein MKKDYTITIYTENQVGLLNRITIIFTKRKVNIESITVSQSETEGIHRFTIVINETKEAVSKIVKQIEKLVDVLRAYANQAEEIIQQEMALFKIPTRVFAHGGKAEKIVRNHNARVLTMEKEFTVIEKTGYHSETKQLFDELAPYGIIEFSQSGRIAVSKTDKGISGLVGVPKDEMISEI, encoded by the coding sequence ATGAAGAAAGACTATACCATTACTATTTATACCGAGAATCAGGTTGGTTTATTAAATCGAATCACCATCATTTTTACCAAAAGAAAAGTAAATATTGAAAGTATAACGGTTTCTCAAAGTGAAACAGAAGGCATCCATCGTTTTACGATCGTGATCAACGAAACAAAAGAAGCCGTATCGAAGATCGTAAAGCAAATTGAAAAATTGGTGGATGTGTTGCGGGCATATGCCAACCAAGCCGAAGAAATTATACAGCAAGAAATGGCTCTTTTTAAAATTCCCACCCGAGTATTTGCTCACGGAGGCAAAGCCGAAAAAATTGTACGTAACCACAATGCAAGAGTACTTACTATGGAAAAGGAATTTACGGTAATCGAGAAAACCGGCTATCACTCTGAAACAAAACAACTTTTTGACGAACTCGCGCCTTATGGCATTATCGAGTTTTCCCAGTCCGGACGAATTGCAGTTTCCAAAACTGATAAAGGAATATCCGGTCTTGTAGGAGTGCCCAAAGACGAAATGATCTCTGAAATATGA
- the ilvC gene encoding ketol-acid reductoisomerase — translation MAILNFGGVEEEVVTREEFPLEKARETMKDETIAVLGYGVQGPGQALNLKDNGFNVIVGQRKNSKTWDKAVKDGWVPGETLFEIEEAAHKGTIVQYLLSDAGQIAVWPTVKNALDPGDALYFSHGFGITYKDRTGIIPPENVDVILVAPKGSGTSLRRMFLEGRGLNSSYAIFQDATGRAKERVTALGIGVGSGYLFKTDFRKEVYSDLTGERGTLMGAIQGIFAAQYEVLRANGHSPSEAFNETVEELTQSLMPLVAENGMDWMYANCSTTAQRGALDWWKKFRDATKPVFENLYKEVAAGREAQRSIDSNSQSDYRAKLEEELKELRESEMWKAGATVRQLRPENTPVEEEAIAEE, via the coding sequence ATGGCAATACTAAATTTTGGCGGAGTTGAAGAAGAAGTAGTAACGCGGGAAGAGTTTCCCCTTGAAAAAGCTAGGGAAACAATGAAAGATGAAACCATTGCCGTTCTTGGATATGGAGTTCAGGGCCCGGGACAGGCTTTAAATCTGAAAGATAATGGATTCAATGTAATTGTAGGTCAGCGAAAAAACTCCAAAACATGGGATAAAGCCGTAAAAGATGGTTGGGTCCCGGGTGAAACCCTTTTTGAAATTGAAGAAGCAGCACACAAAGGAACCATCGTTCAATACTTGTTATCTGATGCTGGCCAAATAGCTGTTTGGCCCACCGTAAAGAACGCTCTCGATCCCGGAGATGCGCTTTACTTTTCACATGGATTCGGAATTACATACAAAGACCGTACAGGTATCATTCCTCCTGAAAATGTGGATGTCATTTTGGTAGCCCCTAAAGGTTCGGGAACTTCCCTCCGCAGAATGTTTCTGGAAGGAAGAGGGCTGAACTCAAGCTATGCCATTTTCCAGGATGCTACCGGGCGGGCCAAAGAACGTGTCACTGCCTTGGGAATCGGGGTGGGTTCAGGATATCTATTCAAAACTGATTTCCGGAAAGAAGTATACAGCGATTTAACCGGAGAACGCGGAACCTTAATGGGAGCTATTCAGGGGATTTTTGCAGCTCAGTACGAGGTGCTTCGAGCAAATGGTCATTCCCCTTCCGAAGCTTTCAACGAAACCGTAGAAGAACTTACCCAATCGCTCATGCCCCTTGTTGCTGAAAACGGTATGGACTGGATGTATGCAAACTGTTCTACTACCGCACAACGCGGAGCTCTCGACTGGTGGAAGAAATTTCGAGATGCAACCAAACCGGTTTTTGAAAACTTATATAAAGAAGTTGCAGCGGGACGAGAAGCCCAACGCTCCATCGACTCCAACAGTCAATCTGATTATCGTGCTAAACTGGAAGAGGAGCTGAAAGAATTACGTGAATCTGAAATGTGGAAAGCCGGAGCTACGGTTCGTCAATTACGCCCGGAAAATACTCCTGTTGAGGAAGAAGCAATAGCCGAAGAATAA
- a CDS encoding DUF1059 domain-containing protein: MKTMTCKQLGGACDKKFKAETFQEIAELSKKHGTEMFKQGDEAHLEAMQEMSEMMNDPEAMKQWMDEKRQEFESLPEDS; the protein is encoded by the coding sequence ATGAAAACCATGACTTGCAAACAATTAGGCGGCGCTTGCGATAAGAAATTCAAGGCCGAAACCTTTCAAGAAATTGCCGAACTAAGCAAAAAGCATGGCACAGAGATGTTCAAACAAGGAGATGAAGCACATCTCGAAGCAATGCAAGAAATGTCGGAGATGATGAACGACCCTGAAGCCATGAAACAATGGATGGACGAAAAGCGGCAGGAATTCGAATCGCTTCCCGAAGATAGTTAA
- a CDS encoding succinate dehydrogenase/fumarate reductase iron-sulfur subunit: MSKEMTIHLKYWKQDGPNEKGYFEEYTLDNVNEHMSFLEMLDVLNEELMLQDKEPVEFDYDCREGICGSCNLVINGQAHGPKERVAACQLHMRNYSDGDHITIEPPRAASFPVIKDLVVDRSAFDRIIEAGGYVSVKTGSATEANAIPVKKEKADAAFDYATCIGCGACVAACPNASASLFTGAKIAHLNKLPQGEVERSNRVVAMVDQMKEEGFGDCSNFAECEAVCPVGISISAIAEMRRDYMKAVMGGD; this comes from the coding sequence ATGAGTAAAGAAATGACCATTCATCTTAAATACTGGAAGCAAGACGGCCCGAATGAAAAAGGCTATTTTGAGGAGTATACCCTGGACAATGTGAACGAGCATATGTCTTTCCTTGAAATGCTGGACGTACTCAACGAAGAGCTGATGCTGCAAGACAAAGAACCTGTTGAATTCGATTATGATTGTCGGGAAGGAATTTGTGGTTCCTGTAATCTTGTCATCAACGGTCAGGCACACGGACCCAAAGAAAGAGTTGCGGCCTGCCAGCTACATATGCGTAATTACAGTGATGGGGACCATATTACTATTGAGCCACCAAGAGCGGCTTCATTTCCGGTAATTAAGGATCTGGTAGTGGATCGCAGTGCATTTGACCGTATTATTGAAGCCGGCGGATATGTTTCGGTGAAAACCGGTTCTGCGACTGAGGCCAATGCTATTCCGGTTAAAAAAGAAAAAGCCGATGCTGCTTTTGATTATGCTACTTGTATCGGTTGCGGAGCTTGTGTTGCGGCTTGTCCGAATGCTTCAGCTTCATTGTTTACCGGTGCTAAGATTGCTCACCTTAATAAATTACCGCAAGGTGAAGTCGAGCGTTCAAACCGTGTGGTTGCCATGGTTGACCAAATGAAAGAAGAAGGCTTTGGCGACTGCTCCAACTTTGCAGAATGTGAAGCCGTCTGTCCGGTAGGAATTTCCATCTCAGCTATTGCTGAAATGAGAAGAGATTATATGAAAGCTGTGATGGGTGGTGACTAA